In Panicum virgatum strain AP13 chromosome 4N, P.virgatum_v5, whole genome shotgun sequence, a single window of DNA contains:
- the LOC120670096 gene encoding pentatricopeptide repeat-containing protein At4g02750-like: MPPLGVARAASRRAGPPVVARMSGACDAIASANRLIGWHLRAGRLDAAREVFDGMPRRDVVSWNSLMAAHARAGAHGSTAAAFVEMRRRGFRVDHVSFSTVLSACARMEALELGRCIHGLATKIGASRNVFVSASLTTMYANCGLFSCLERVVEAVDSPNVALWNALVSGLAMNHRVKDARRVFDQMRERNVVSWTAMIQGYVRVHELGRAFELFNLMPAKNSVSWCVMIGGFVNHELFGEAIGLFKTLVSSGEEVTGAVLVKIVSAYSSLKSIGGGRCIHGFTVKSGFVLDHVIEASLVVMYCNSLGINEAWLEFDKLERKHVGSWNAIISGYVHADRTDEARQLFDSMIERDKISWNLMVSGYIKDGRIADATELYSKMPEKNVEAATALMSCFIDHGMLYKAQDVFYNMPQVDVISCTTLLFGYVKGGYLDDALDLFHRMHKRTVVTYNVMITGLLHQSRVTEAYKLFNESPTRDLVSWSCLITGLAQNGLNNEALKMYKEMLLSNIQPSVSILSSLIGCFSHHSMLVHAQQFHATTIKLGFESHLLVQNSLISIYGKCGEMTTAQTIFCHMDKRDVVTWNSMIHGYALNSLGQNAIETFENMTNAQVDPDDITFLGILFACDHLSLLEEGKHFFSLMTNYGISPNIMHYACMVDLFRRKGMVEQAEELMKSMPFEPDSAIWTSLLSSSRMNKNYRLAEHAASQLISINPSSKMPYLHLINVNGSTNIWSVISNTRSQIRNAATGKEVAYSWM; the protein is encoded by the coding sequence atgccgccgctcggggtggcgcgcgcggcgtcgcgCCGCGCCGGGCCTCCCGTGGTGGCACGGATGTCGGGCGCGTGCGACGCGATAGCCTCGGCGAACAGGCTGATAGGGTGGCACCTGCGGGCCGGCAGGCTGGACGCCGCGCGGGAGGTGTTCGACGGAATGCCGCGGCGGGACGTCGTTTCCTGGAACTCCCTCATGGCCGCGCACGCCAGGGCTGGGGCGCACGGCAGCACGGCTGCCGCGTTCGTCGAGATGAGGCGCCGCGGGTTCCGCGTGGACCACGTCTCCTTCTCGACGGTGCTGTCGGCCTGCGCGCGGATGGAGGCTCTGGAGCTCGGGAGGTGCATCCACGGGCTTGCGACCAAGATCGGGGCCTCACGGAACGTGTTTGTCAGCGCGTCCCTGACCACGATGTACGCCAACTGCGGGCTGTTCAGCTGCCTTGAGCGGGTTGTGGAAGCTGTGGACAGTCCAAACGTGGCCTTGTGGAATGCTCTCGTATCAGGACTTGCGATGAACCATAGGGTCAAGGATGCTCGCAGGGTCTTTGATCAGATGAGGGAGCGCAATGTCGTGTCCTGGACTGCCATGATCCAAGGGTATGTAAGGGTGCATGAGTTGGGGAGGGCCTTCGAGCTGTTTAACTTGATGCCTGCAAAGAATTCTGTGTCATGGTGCGTCATGATCGGAGGTTTTGTCAACCATGAGCTGTTTGGAGAGGCAATTGGTTTGTTCAAGACTTTGGTGAGTAGTGGGGAGGAAGTGACAGGTGCTGTTCTGGTTAAGATTGTGAGCGCTTATTCTAGCTTGAAAAGTATTGGAGGAGGCAGATGCATTCACGGTTTCACTGTGAAGTCTGGGTTCGTTCTTGACCACGTCATTGAGGCATCCTTGGTTGTGATGTATTGTAATTCCTTAGGTATCAATGAGGCATGGTTGGAATTTGATAAATTGGAGAGAAAGCATGTTGGCTCATGGAATGCCATCATATCTGGCTATGTCCATGCTGACAGGACTGATGAGGCTAGACAGCTCTTTGATTCCATGATTGAAAGAGACAAGATCTCATGGAACTTGATGGTCAGTGGCTATATAAAAGATGGGAGAATTGCTGATGCTACTGAGTTGTACTCAAAGATGCCTGAAAAGAATGTGGAAGCAGCTACTGCTTTGATGTCTTGTTTTATAGACCATGGAATGCTTTATAAAGCCCAGGATGTGTTTTACAATATGCCTCAAGTAGATGTGATATCTTGCACTACTTTGCTCTTTGGATATGTGAAAGGAGGGTATTTGGATGATGCACTAGACCTTTTCCACAGGATGCATAAAAGGACTGTTGTCACCTACAATGTGATGATAACCGGTTTGCTTCATCAAAGTAGGGTTACTGAAGCCTACAAGCTCTTTAATGAATCCCCAACACGTGATTTAGTGTCTTGGAGTTGTTTAATAACTGGGCTTGCTCAAAATGGTTTGAACAATGAAGCACTTAAGATGTACAAGGAGATGCTACTGTCAAATATACAGCCAAGCGTCTCAATTCTTTCTAGCCTCATCGGTTGTTTTTCACATCATTCTATGCTGGTTCATGCTCAGCAGTTCCATGCCACAACTATCAAGCTTGGATTTGAATCACATTTGTTAGTTCAAAATTCACTTATTAGCATATACGGCAAATGTGGTGAAATGACTACTGCACAAACTATTTTTTGTCATATGGATAAGAGAGATGTAGTGACATGGAACTCAATGATTCATGGATACGCGCTCAATAGTCTTGGTCAAAATGCTATTGAAACATTTGAGAACATGACAAATGCTCAAGTTGATCCTGATGACATCACATTTCTCGGCATACTTTTTGCATGTGATCACTTGAGCCTTTTGGAGGAAGGAAAACATTTCTTCAGTCTGATGACTAATTATGGAATTTCACCGAATATAATGCACTATGCTTGCATGGTTGATCTATTCCGTAGGAAAGGCATGGTTGAGCAGGCTGAAGAGTTAATGAAGTCAATGCCATTTGAACCAGATTCAGCAATCTGGACTTCTCTCTTAAGCAGTTCCAGGATGAATAAGAATTACAGGTTAGCGGAGCATGCAGCCAGTCAACTAATTTCCATCAATCCTTCATCTAAAATGCCGTACCTTCATCTCATCAATGTAAATGGATCAACCAACATATGGAGTGTGATAAGCAATACGAGAAGTCAAATTAGAAATGCTGCCACCGGGAAAGAAGTTGCTTATAGCTGGATGTGA
- the LOC120668412 gene encoding pre-mRNA splicing factor SR-like 1 isoform X1 encodes MEIQSSGRSIDVLMEKVLSVNILSSDYFKELYKFKTYHEVVDEIYNQVDHVEPWMTGNCRGPSSAFCLLYKFFTMKLTVKQMHGLLKHPDSPYIRAIGFLYLRYVAEPKTLWTWYEPYIKDDEFSGWNWWFAGIYHSCPSICFFGTQQRAREFSPGSNGKMTTMGVYVRDLLLGQYYFDSLLPRVPLPILRQVTSHLEKLKLPTKQSGMTGDSNRHESNDTARRPPSVKASLSVSFGQRAPHRASTRDSSPVRRTLPSKQEKDRSYDGDRARSPPRKHRSRSRERDHDSERDRSDRDRGRYKDRDHDRHARDHRDRDHHRSSYSDRDGERRGREKRDRDSDRSGRSITHRSRSRSRSPVSGRIDGDKHRSSPFGKVPESSNLAKLKDLYGDATNTNNDSGDDRAHGDSGTEEVIRLGGQRWR; translated from the exons ATGGAGATCCAATCGTCAGGCCGGTCCATCGACGTGCTGATGGAGAAGGTGCTGTCCGTGAACATCCTCTCCTCGGACTACTTCAAGGAGCTCTACAAGTTCAAGACCTACCACGAGGTCGTCGACGAGATCTATAACCAGGTCGACCACGTCGAGCCCTGGATGACCGGCAACTGCCGCGGGCCCTCCTCCGCCTTCTGCCTCCTCTACAAGTTCTTCACCATGAAGCTCACCGTCAAGCAGATGCACGGCCTGCTCAAGCACCCGGACTCCCCATACATCAGAGCT ATTGGATTTCTCTACCTGCGATATGTTGCAGAACCAAAAACACTGTGGACTTGGTACGAACCCTACATCAAGGATGACGAG TTCTCGGGGTGGAATTGGTGGTTCGCTGGAATCTACCATTCATGTCCTAGCATTTGCTTCTTTGGAACACAACAACGTGCACGT GAGTTTTCCCCTGGATCAAATGGTAAAATGACTACAATGGGCGTTTACGTGCGTGATCTCCTCCTTGGCCAG TACTATTTCGACAGTCTTCTTCCACGAGTGCCTCTCCCAATTCTGCGACAGGTCACCAGCCATCTTGAGAAGCTGAAGCTTCCAACAAAGCAGTCAGGAATGACAGGGGATTCCAATAGGCATGAATCAAATGATACTGCCCGAAGGCCTCCTTCCGTAAAGGCTTCGTTGTCTGTCTCTTTTGGTCAGCGTGCTCCACACCGTGCATCCACAAGGGATTCGTCCCCAGTTCGAAGAACATTACCTTCCAAACAGGAAAAGGATAGAAGTTATGATGGTGACCGTGCAAGATCACCACCAAGGAAGCACCGAAGTCGGAGCCGTGAGCGCGATCATGATTCTGAGAGGGACCGTTCAGATCGTGATCGTGGCAGGTACAAGGATAGGGACCATGATCGACATGCCCGTGATCACAGAGACCGGGACCATCATCGGTCAAGTTATTCAGATAGGGATGGTGAGAGGCGAGGCCGTGAAAAGAGGGACAGGGATTCTGACAGAAGTGGACGTTCAATCACCcacaggagcaggagcaggagcaggagtcCAGTCAGTGGCAGAATTGACGGTGACAAACATCGCTCCAGCCCATTTGGTAAGGTGCCAGAATCATCCAACCTGGCAAAGCTGAAGGATCTATATGGTGATGCAACAAACACAAATAACGATTCTGGTGATGatagagctcatggggattctGGAACCGAAGAGGTAATCCGATTGGGAGGCCAAAGGTGGAGGTGA
- the LOC120668412 gene encoding pre-mRNA splicing factor SR-like 1 isoform X2, with the protein MEIQSSGRSIDVLMEKVLSVNILSSDYFKELYKFKTYHEVVDEIYNQVDHVEPWMTGNCRGPSSAFCLLYKFFTMKLTVKQMHGLLKHPDSPYIRAIGFLYLRYVAEPKTLWTWYEPYIKDDEEFSPGSNGKMTTMGVYVRDLLLGQYYFDSLLPRVPLPILRQVTSHLEKLKLPTKQSGMTGDSNRHESNDTARRPPSVKASLSVSFGQRAPHRASTRDSSPVRRTLPSKQEKDRSYDGDRARSPPRKHRSRSRERDHDSERDRSDRDRGRYKDRDHDRHARDHRDRDHHRSSYSDRDGERRGREKRDRDSDRSGRSITHRSRSRSRSPVSGRIDGDKHRSSPFGKVPESSNLAKLKDLYGDATNTNNDSGDDRAHGDSGTEEVIRLGGQRWR; encoded by the exons ATGGAGATCCAATCGTCAGGCCGGTCCATCGACGTGCTGATGGAGAAGGTGCTGTCCGTGAACATCCTCTCCTCGGACTACTTCAAGGAGCTCTACAAGTTCAAGACCTACCACGAGGTCGTCGACGAGATCTATAACCAGGTCGACCACGTCGAGCCCTGGATGACCGGCAACTGCCGCGGGCCCTCCTCCGCCTTCTGCCTCCTCTACAAGTTCTTCACCATGAAGCTCACCGTCAAGCAGATGCACGGCCTGCTCAAGCACCCGGACTCCCCATACATCAGAGCT ATTGGATTTCTCTACCTGCGATATGTTGCAGAACCAAAAACACTGTGGACTTGGTACGAACCCTACATCAAGGATGACGAG GAGTTTTCCCCTGGATCAAATGGTAAAATGACTACAATGGGCGTTTACGTGCGTGATCTCCTCCTTGGCCAG TACTATTTCGACAGTCTTCTTCCACGAGTGCCTCTCCCAATTCTGCGACAGGTCACCAGCCATCTTGAGAAGCTGAAGCTTCCAACAAAGCAGTCAGGAATGACAGGGGATTCCAATAGGCATGAATCAAATGATACTGCCCGAAGGCCTCCTTCCGTAAAGGCTTCGTTGTCTGTCTCTTTTGGTCAGCGTGCTCCACACCGTGCATCCACAAGGGATTCGTCCCCAGTTCGAAGAACATTACCTTCCAAACAGGAAAAGGATAGAAGTTATGATGGTGACCGTGCAAGATCACCACCAAGGAAGCACCGAAGTCGGAGCCGTGAGCGCGATCATGATTCTGAGAGGGACCGTTCAGATCGTGATCGTGGCAGGTACAAGGATAGGGACCATGATCGACATGCCCGTGATCACAGAGACCGGGACCATCATCGGTCAAGTTATTCAGATAGGGATGGTGAGAGGCGAGGCCGTGAAAAGAGGGACAGGGATTCTGACAGAAGTGGACGTTCAATCACCcacaggagcaggagcaggagcaggagtcCAGTCAGTGGCAGAATTGACGGTGACAAACATCGCTCCAGCCCATTTGGTAAGGTGCCAGAATCATCCAACCTGGCAAAGCTGAAGGATCTATATGGTGATGCAACAAACACAAATAACGATTCTGGTGATGatagagctcatggggattctGGAACCGAAGAGGTAATCCGATTGGGAGGCCAAAGGTGGAGGTGA